ATACCATGTAAGCTACTGATGTCCGTGCATATATCTTAGTTAATTGAACTGTCCATTATATACTATATCGCTTATAGTTTAGAATGGGGTCAATAGTCTCTAAACACGATGGATGCAAAAGTTTCTTAAACATCGCCAATGGAAAATGCCTAACTTTAATCCTTGCCATGAGCGAAACATGCAGACTCCTTTGACTATAATATATGGCATAGAGTATAATATATTTTAATCATGGTCGCTACATAATGTGACATGCTTATACTCACGCGCACACAAGTGAAAGGAAAACAATGTCAATGTTTAGCTTTAATTGTCACATCAACTATTCAATGGCTATATTCTTAATTTTTTGAGCACTTATGAATATTGAGCAAAATCGCCTTTCTTGAATGCTATTACAGACATTTTCTTTTAAATATTTATGATCCTCAAAATTTTAGATTTGGTCATTTATATATATATATATATATAGTATAGTTTTTGGCATGAACTTAACGTTCGTCATAGGAAGATATAAGAATATGATGGTTACCAACTTAACTCTAATACTATAATCATATAATATAATAATACTAATTACATACCAAAAAAAACGAAAATAATAATAATGGAGGTAGGTCTATAAGCCGGAAAGAAAATTCGGATAGAAAACCAACGGAATTTCCGTGATGCACATTAATAGAAAAATGGTCATCATATCATATTACATCCACATTATTTTATATAATTCAATTAATCATTACATAAAAATTCGGATAAAATAATTGGCAAACTGGCCAGAATGTAATGATTGGCCCACGCTAAAACGTCGTCGTAACGAAGCTCCCATTATCAACCAAAAACGGCATCGTTTCTGGTGGCTCACACTTGTCTCCATCGTTTCTCTCTTTATTTACCACCCCCCACCACCAAAGCCTTTCATCTCTCTCCGGTTGACCCGATAAAGTTCTCTAGCAGAGACGCACGGATCTCTATCTGCACGTATTACGTCATCTGAGGTACGTTCCCCTTCTTCTTCCTTTTCTTGAAAATCGAATTTGGTCAAAGCTAGGGTTCTGATTATCGCAGATCGGAACCTCTCGTTCTCAGATCTATGCTGTGTCACCAGATCTGTAATTATAATGGCGGAGACTCTCAAAGAAGACTCAATCACGATTCGCGAGGTCTGGAACGACAACCTCCTCGAGGAATTCGCGCTAATCCGTGAGATCGTCGACAAATTCACCTACGTCGCGATGGACACGGAGTTCCCCGGCGTGGTCCTCAAGCCCGTCGAGACCTTCAAGCACAACAACGACCTCAACTACCGCACCCTCAAGGAGAACGTCGACCTCCTCAAGCTCATCCAAGTCGGCCTCACCTTCTCCGACGAGGACGGCAACCTCCCCACCTGCGGCACCGACAAGTTCTGCGTCTGGCAGTTCAACTTCCGCGAGTTCAACATAGGTGAAGACATCTACGCGAGCGAGTCCATCGAGCTTCTCCGCCAGTGCGGGATCGATTTCAAGAAGAACGTCGAGAGCGGGATCGACGTGGCTCGCTTCGGGGAGCTCATGATGTCGTCTGGGATTGTGTTGAACGATTCCATCTCGTGGGTTACTTTTCACGGAGGTTATGATTTTGGTTATTTGGTGAAGCTGCTGACGTGTAAGGAGCTGCCGGCCAAGCAGGCGGATTTCTTCAAGCTGTTGTATGTGTACTTCCCCACGGTGTACGATATCAAGCACTTGATGACGTTCTGCAACGGGCTGTTTGGAGGGTTGAACAGGCTTGCGGAGCTTATGGGTGTGGAGAGAGTTGGGGTTTGTCATCAGGCGGGGTCGGATAGCTTGCTTACGTTGGGGTCGTTTAGGAAGCTTAAGGAGCGGTATTTCCCTGGTTCGACTGAGAGATACACTGGTGTTCTGTATGGTCTAGGTGTGGAAGATGGTGGTGGTACTAATGTTGCTAATTAAGAGGAAAATAATAAAGCTTAATTATTGAGAGAAGTGGATTATTAGGTTTTAGGATTTGTGAGTGTGAACAGACCAATTAGAACTTGTCTATGTGTAAATTGGCAAAATTTGGTTTTAGTGACTCTTGTGTCTTTGTTGTTCTGTCTTTCAGAAAAACCCCCCCTTTGATCAAATTAGGGATTTTTGTTTAGCTTTGAGTTTCTGAATGTATATCATCTCAGCTACCCGTTTCAATAATAAATAATCCCCAAATTATAATTTTATTTTGCTTTCTTGTTCTTAGTAATGGCTTTGCATACCTGACTTGTATAACTCGCTAGTTATATAGATTAAGTTAGATTAACTTGCTTGGCAGATCATTGTTATTGGTACATTCAAGACGATCACTTCAAGAATTGGTTAACAATGTCCCTTGTTAAACTACTTTGGCTTCATCCAAAACAAGGCATCGATTCAAATTGATAAACAAAGAAGCTTCATTAATAATTAAAAGATTATATCATTGTTTTGATCTAACATGTACTTTGAAAAAAAGAAAAACCAAAGGGAAAAGCCAAAGATAAACTAATCATAATCTAAACTGAATAGGGGAAAACTACATCTTAAGCACGTTCTCCACGAATCCTTCTGGCCAATTGAATATCCTTGGGCATGATGGTAACCCTCTTAGCGTGAATGGCACAGAGATTGGTGTCCTCGAACAGACCCACAAGATAAGCCTCCGCCGCCTCCTGAAGAGCTAAAACCGCGTGGCTCTGAAACCTCAGATCCGTCTTAAAGTCCTGAGCAATCTCGCGAACAAGACGCTGGAACGGGAGTTTACGGATCAGCAACTCCGTACTCTTCTGGTACTTTCTAATCTCACGAAGAGCCACGGTTCCTGGACGGTAACGGTGAGGCTTCTTCACTCCTCCGGTGGTCGGTGCAGACTTTCTTGCAGCCTGTGTAATAGAAATTCGTTAGAGACAAAGATCACAAACATAAAATTGAAAACCCTAGAACCCCTTTTAAGATCAAACATGATAGAGACAAAGATCACAAACTTCAAATCAAACCCAAATTCGAGAAACCCAGATCATCTACGTTCATAATGTGCCCAATTCAACCTAAATCGATAACCCTAGATTCAATTTCAATTACAAAGGTACAGAAGATCGAAAGAACAAACCTTTGTGGCGAGCTGCTTCCTGGGAGCTTTTCCTCCGGTGGACTTTCTTGCGGTTTGCTTCGTACGAGCCATTGTCTTCTTCTCAAAGATGCGAACTTTTTTTTTGCAAGAGGTTTGGGAGGATTCGAAGAAATTTTTGCAAGAGGCAAGATTTGTTTGATGAGAAACAGTAAAAAGGTTGTCTCGTATATATAGATGATGTTTGGTCGGTTAATTTTGGGAGGTGCAGAAGAAGTACGATATTAATATCTTCGACGGTCCAGATCTGTTCAATGATTTAGATAGCTGATGTGGCAATTAGCGCCTTCGCTTTAATTGGCTCAATTCTTGAAAGGATTGATGACGTGGAGATATGTGTGTTTTTGAAGTTTGGAGTAATGTTAATTTCGAATCATTCGTTCGTAATTAGCAATCTTGGGCAAGAGACGTGTTTCTCGACTCTGATTAGACAAGCTCCGGTTCGGTTTCGAAATCAATTAAATTTTGGGTCACGTCCGGTTCTGTTTTGAAAACACATTTAAATTTTAAAACTCGAAACTCGGTATTACTTCTCCTTCACTCTTCTCAGACGGCGCCAAATCGCGCTAACTTTTTATTCTCCGATGGCTTCGACATTCGTCGCTCTCCATGATAGTTAACCAAATAAGTTCATGTAGAGCTTACGTTGTGATATCTTACCTGTTAAAACATTGTTTGTGATTTGATGTCACTTCGTTGATTATTGTTAGGCTAGTAGAGTAATGGGGAAACATAACTCATCAACACATAGAAAGACGAGGGTGTGGATGCAATGTTGTCGTAAGCTAAAAGTATTTTTGAATTACGAGGAGGTTCGGACGAAGCCCTCACATCATGTAATATTAGTTTCGTCAATAAAGTATTAATGTTTTTGCTTCCGTGTTCGTAGTAGTAACTGTAACTTCTGAGTCGTCAAACTAGACAATGTTCATGGATGGCTGCTAGTTAGACTGAAAAGAAAGTCAAGTAGTACAAGAGTTGGTACGTGGACTCGAACCTATGTACATCTTTCAACAATTCTACAAGCATGATTCAAAACGATAAATCAATGATAATCGTTTAAAAAAAATATACCAATATTTTGATCAAAAGAGCTCTTGAAAGTTTAATAACATGCAACGTAATCTAAAGTTGAAGAAATAAACATGAATTTGAGATTTCCAAACGAAGCCATCTCTTGATGCGGTCCGCATTTTCATGTTCGTGTCATTTGAGGCCACTCTTTTCAAAACACTATGCTCAGGCCAGTATAATCAGTTTTTGTTGATAGCATTGCAATAATGGACTCTTGAAATTATTAACACCTGAGCCAAGCTCACTAGTATATCTACTGTAATTAAGTAGCAACTGCTCTCATAAATAAAGCTTTATGGTATCAGTTTAGAAATCTATCTATGTTAAGAAAAGTTTAAATATTTTTCACTAATGGAATACTAGATCTGCGTAATTCTGAAGTAATTGATGGCCAGCCCGAAATAAAAACAAAAGTAAAGTAGTGACAATGGGTATTGCCTCTCTCTATTGGCTCGGCCCAACATTTTATAACAACAAGGTTGGTTTTAAAATATTTCTAAACAACATTCTTGAATACAGCTAAGTTGAGTCACATTGGATTCCGAGGGTAATGGAATCCAGAAAATAAGAAAAGATAAACTATGTGCTATTTCAGAATGGCCTAAGATTCCCAAATAGATGTCAAATGCATAACTAAAAGTAGGCAAACAATGTGGACAGATATGGACAACACAAAGAAGCATTGAAGATGAACGCAGAAGAGTGGAGAAGTGGTCCATTATAGAATTTAATTGCATTTTGAAAGTGCTTCTTTTTTTTTTGTGTGTCTGTGGTCCAATTTTGGAAGTGAACAAAGCCTAACTTTGGGGTTCTTAAGAGAAGCAGACAAATTTCCTTCTCCTAGTTTTACCATGACATTATAAAAATATATGTAACATGTTTTAACACTTCATTTAGATAGTTATACTTATTTCTAAAAGCATATTTGGAATGAATCGAGTGAGACAGATATACATCACTAGATTCACTAGAACATACGACTCATAGCTGATTTATCTACAGATTTTTTCCCCACTTTTTATAAAGAAAGAAGACTAGTAATACCATTTATCTTTCATTGGTCAAAAGACGAAACACAAAACAACTATTACTATTAAAAAAAACACTTCCCAAAGTTTTTCACTTCCAAAATATATAAAACAAAGTTTGAAAAAATGACAAAACATATTACCAGTCATAACTGTATTCTCTTAACAAATAATTAACGGTTGTGTCTAATCACCAAAACCAAAAAGAACTTGATGAGTAGGACGAAGAAACCAAATACTTTTTTCAGCTATGTGGATAAACCCAATCTCTCCCTCTCTATCGTTCACCCGGGACCAAGCCACCTTTAATCTTCTACGGTTTGTCTACTTTGAAACGTTTCTATCTTCTTCTTTTCTTTTTTGGTTGGATAGTTTTAACCTTTTCCTTACTTTCTCTATTATTTGATATGATCATTTAGAGTTCCTAAAATCATGGTGGTTTTGGGCTACAGTACTTTTCTGTTCTTTTTTTAATTGGAGCAAAGATCTGAATATTATAATGTTTTGATAAATGAGCTGATGTAGGAATTTTTAAATCATTGACTAACAAACAACTTTCCAAATCAATGAACATGTTCTCAACAGTGTTATGAACGTTATGAGACAAACGAAATTCAATCGAAAAACATTCGTGGCCGCTTGTCTATGTATATAATTATGCCTGCAAAGACATGGAGGAACAACTTTGGCAGCGTTGCA
The DNA window shown above is from Brassica oleracea var. oleracea cultivar TO1000 chromosome C3, BOL, whole genome shotgun sequence and carries:
- the LOC106335261 gene encoding probable CCR4-associated factor 1 homolog 10, encoding MAETLKEDSITIREVWNDNLLEEFALIREIVDKFTYVAMDTEFPGVVLKPVETFKHNNDLNYRTLKENVDLLKLIQVGLTFSDEDGNLPTCGTDKFCVWQFNFREFNIGEDIYASESIELLRQCGIDFKKNVESGIDVARFGELMMSSGIVLNDSISWVTFHGGYDFGYLVKLLTCKELPAKQADFFKLLYVYFPTVYDIKHLMTFCNGLFGGLNRLAELMGVERVGVCHQAGSDSLLTLGSFRKLKERYFPGSTERYTGVLYGLGVEDGGGTNVAN
- the LOC106335262 gene encoding histone H3.3; protein product: MARTKQTARKSTGGKAPRKQLATKAARKSAPTTGGVKKPHRYRPGTVALREIRKYQKSTELLIRKLPFQRLVREIAQDFKTDLRFQSHAVLALQEAAEAYLVGLFEDTNLCAIHAKRVTIMPKDIQLARRIRGERA